The proteins below come from a single Bactrocera dorsalis isolate Fly_Bdor chromosome 5, ASM2337382v1, whole genome shotgun sequence genomic window:
- the LOC105227171 gene encoding C-type lectin 37Db, with translation MVNLLQIIFIFLNIYGVFAVGSPPNNDENAENMHPFIKIGSKYYFINESLKMNWFASSYYCRSYGGELANIDSSAEMLALQNYISARKIESRLWFDGNDLAREGKFVSHTTGRPLIFTKWSSNNPNNWGYNEDCLDLYLYNKILLMNDNNCDTELLAICKYRERNRHCSGQNSLMHQNDNCILSGLVEAFAQTARSCKSCSQPLLCPTS, from the exons ATGGTAAATctgttacaaattatttttatatttctaaacatCTATGGCGTTTTCGCGGTTGGTTCTCCCCCTAATAATGATG AAAACGCGGAGAATATGCATCCCTTCATAAAAATCGGCAGCAAGTATTACTTTATAAACGAGTCCTTAAAA ATGAACTGGTTCGCGTCTTCTTACTACTGCCGCTCTTATGGTGGCGAGTTGGCAAATATTGATTCGTCTGCAGAAATGCTGGCACTGCAAAATTACATTTCAGCCAGAAAAATAGAATCGCGACTTTGGTTTGACGGCAACGATTTGGCAAGGGAAGGCAAATTCGTCTCACACACCACTGGCCGACCTTTGATCTTCACTAAATGGTCATCGAATAATCCTAACAATTGGGGCTATAATGAAGATTGCCTTGATCTTTATTTGTACAACAAAATACTTTTAATGAATGATAACAACTGTGACACAGAGCTTCTCGCGATTTGCAAGTATCGCGAACGTAACAGGCATTGCAGTGGGCAGAATTCGTTGATGCATCAAAATGATAATTGTATACTAAGTGGCTTAGTTGAGGCTTTTGCGCAAACTGCCCGAAGTTGTAAGTCATGCTCGCAACCCTTGTTGTGCCCCACATCATAG